The genomic region TCACGTTCGACCGTGCACGCGACCCCGACGAGGGAGCGAACAACGCTGCGGACTTCGCCAAGGTGGTCTCTGTCGACGTCGTCGACCCGCTCACTGTCAAGGTGACACTCGAAGCGCCCGACGCCTTCTTCGCCGCGCGCCTCGCGCTCGGGGGTAACGAGATCATCCCGGAGCACGTACTGGGTGGCTATGACCTCCTGGCCGACGCCGTCGAGTTCAACAGTAAGACGCCGATCGGGAGTGGGCCGTTCAAGATGGTGCGCGCGGTCCCGGGCTCCTACTTCGAGCTCACCCGCAACGAAGACTTCTTCCTTGGAGCTCCCTACCTCGATGGCCTCGTCTTCCGCGTCGTGCCCGACGGCAACACCCGCGTGACTCAGTTGCTGACCGGCCAGCTCGACTGGGTCGACATCGAGCCGCCACAGCTTCCGGCCGTGAGCAAGGTCCCGCACGTCCAAGTCACAACCTTCGACAGCCTCGGATACCAACTGTTCGCCTGGAACCTTCGCAACCCGTTGTTCCAAGACACCCGGGTTCGCGAGGCGATGATGTACGCCGTCGACCGACGCAGCATGATCGCGACCGTCTCGCCCGGCCTCGGTTACGTCGATGACGTGTACATACCCCACAGCATCGATTGGGTGCCGCGTCCCGACGTGCAGTTCCGCGAGTACGACCCCGCCAAGGCTCTAGAACTCATGGCGGAGGCCGGCTGGACCAAGAACGCTCAAGGGATTCTGGAGAAGGACGGCGAAGAGTTCTCCTTCTACATCCTCGTCGACCGTGGTGACGTGCAGCGTGAGCAGATGGGCCTGATCCTGCAGCAGTACTACCAAGATCTCGGAATGAAGGTCGAGTACGTGCTGGCGGAGCGCGGCGGCCGCTGGCTGGAGGAGACTCAGAAGCGCACGTTCGACACGCGCCTGGCGGCCTTCCCGATGCCGAACATCGATTGGGCGCAGCGCCTCTACACCACCGATGGACCGTACAACTCGCAGTCGTACTCCAACGCCGAAGTAGACGAGCTTTTCTCCCAGGTCCTCGCGACGATCGACCAGGACGTTCAGGCGGCCCTACTCGAGAGGATCGGCGAGCTGCTTTACCGGGATCCGCCCAACATGGTCCTGCTCTTCCGCGAACGCATGACCGCTTCGAACGCCAACATCGGCAACATCCCGCCCAACAACATCAAGGACAGCATGCCGTACTCGCACCTGCTGTTCCGCCGCTGAGGTCGTAGCCCTCTTAGGGTGGTGGAACGCTTCCGCGATCCACCACCCCCACCCTGACAGGACGCGCGAAGAAGATGGCCGAATATCTGGCGAAACAACTCGTGGCCAGTGCATTGGTGCTGTTCTTGGTCATGACGGCCACCTTCTTCCTGGTGAAGATGGCGCCCGGCCAGCTCAGCATCCTGGCCGACCCGACGATGGACCCGGCCGTCGTGGCAAGCGTCGAGAAGCGCTTCGGACTCGACCGCCCACCCTTCGAACAGTACCTGCGGTGGGTGTCTCGCATGAGCCAAGGGGACTTGGGCACTAGCCTGGTCTACGGTCGCCCCGTTCTAGCGATGGTGACGGAGCGGTTGCCCGCCACCCTGCTCCTCGGCCTTGTCGCGCTCAGCATCACGGTACTCATCGGTATCCCGGCCGGGATAATCGCGGCGCGTTGGCCCAACTCGATGGTCGACCAAGCGCTGAGCTTCGTGGGAATCGTGGGCCTGGCGACACCCAACTTCTGGCTGGGCATCCTCTTGATCATCCTCTTCTCCGTCAAACTGGGTTGGCTGCCAGGGTCCGGCATGCAGACCATAGGACAGCCGTTCTCGCTCCTGGACCGTGCGAGCTACCTCGTGCTTCCCGCGATCGTGCTGGCGACCTCGACCACCGCCGAGATCATGCGCTATACGCGCTCCAGTTGGCTGGAAGTCATGAACCAGGATTACGTTCGCACCGCCCGTAGCAAGGGCCTCGCCGAACCGCGGGTGCACCTCAAGCACGTGTTCAAGAACGCCCTCATCCCGGTGCTGACCATCCTCGGGCTCGCGTTGCCTCGCCTCGTGGGCGGCTCCGCCATCGTCGAGTCGCTCTTCAGTTGGCCGGG from Trueperaceae bacterium harbors:
- a CDS encoding ABC transporter permease gives rise to the protein MAEYLAKQLVASALVLFLVMTATFFLVKMAPGQLSILADPTMDPAVVASVEKRFGLDRPPFEQYLRWVSRMSQGDLGTSLVYGRPVLAMVTERLPATLLLGLVALSITVLIGIPAGIIAARWPNSMVDQALSFVGIVGLATPNFWLGILLIILFSVKLGWLPGSGMQTIGQPFSLLDRASYLVLPAIVLATSTTAEIMRYTRSSWLEVMNQDYVRTARSKGLAEPRVHLKHVFKNALIPVLTILGLALPRLVGGSAIVESLFSWPGIGSMAVNAAVSRDATVILGTTLFVSAGVIASNLLIDVLYGVVDPRIRYD